The Dreissena polymorpha isolate Duluth1 chromosome 4, UMN_Dpol_1.0, whole genome shotgun sequence region cagtcttgtgtacactgacgtttatgtcgggaaatcgcgagataaaaatcttgtacgaaaatgcgctggatatttcgtctttttcatacaatttctcTGCTCATAATTTATGACATGCTTTGAAAATCTCCACAATATAGCATGACTATGTCCTTTAAACACTGGCACAATTGGTGGTTTGTAATCcgcttatttaattcaaattattccccttgaaagacaCTGTTTCGTTTGAGCAGTTCACAGGTAGCGCAACCTGTCTCGTAGTGTTCATCTTCAATGGCTATTAAACGCTGTAAATCAAAATGAAATCGTGTACTAATGGATGTCTTCAATCGAAGAAGGTTCGGAAATGATATTTCCACATGCTTAAAATAGGTAAgtgaaatatatatgtgtattttggctttgtgattatttttcgcgactcgcaagtttgacccggaagtaaactgtacgatagcaactgaattgtttacatgaaatggtggaagatttaaatttgactttaaaatatcatgtctcaatttattaacaccaacactattccatgtgaaatttcacaagaccaggacacttcgtttttaaatttaaatgatttatcgaatgtaaatgaactttattatgaaacttctcaccccgctactcaagatttgtttgatgtggtagatgattatgaaagcacaggagtttgaaattctatcaatatagctaatctaatggcttaaaaaaaatacccctatatagtataagactagtctttatactatataggactggagtataattttttttatttagccattagattagctatattgatagaatttcaagctcctgtgatgaaagtgaccttgagtcaaaccatgatgagtctgatattgatattgatatagaAGCTGTCAAAAAAAACATCAGACACTGCGTTTATTGAAAAGTCTGAACTTCGTGTGGCAGaagctgataaacaaaacaaatttaaggttgactttttaaaaatgtttaagaacaagtttaattaataattattattataaaaaaaagtgttatgtagataaataaccaataatttgatattctacaggttgggaagttacggtcttggcgaacagcattctcactttcagtgtgacaactgttgcggccaaaataaaaacaacatagtcatctggtaccttctgtggggagttcttgtaggtaataacaagcccttagttattgtgtttctgatagcttTTTTAATGTCGAGAAATTAATTTAGCTAaacctgttgttaaaaatatttgtttgcagtaatgcaattgcaaaatggtaAAGCATGTTGATATGTAGTAAATATGTTAACACAAAAAATTACTCTGGTATCAATCCCAAAAGGAAAattctcttaaaataatatattgaaatgagtcaacatttttgagtcagtcaattactacaaaatacatattttaaattgtagcctgaccttttttaataattattttttaacattcaggtttacacagaatcatcacactaagctttatgttgataagacaTACAAAGTTTACACCAGATTGGCACTTTGGCATCTGGAAGTCAAAGTGGAGGTAAATTCCTTATCACAGTATGGTGTATGTGACCTGCATGATCCTTCTTGATAAACCTTGTTTGCATTTCCATAGGTCTATCCAATTGTATAGTTctgccatgtaataaaatataaaaataataaaacataaatcaatttaaaatagtgtgtaggtactttatgtcttgtaacaggaaaataaatattcattttaatagtttcagctgttttattggtatgaaattcttgatatggcaaacaaaatcccatgcaaaatcatccttcaaactttgtagttttctattacaacaacaacaacaacaaaataataatttgataaaaggaaaactatattttgcaattgtttcttaattaaatggtTATCTTGATGCAGaaacttcaatgcagaaatgttgtCTGATGTCGCTGCGTCTGTGGGGTTATCGTCAAGGACGGGCCACAACATCCCCCAGCTTGTGGGGGACTCTTCCAATCCTGTTGTTATCTAAGACAGGAATGATTACCTTACGACATTGTTTCACCACATAAAGAAtgtcaccaaatttcatcaatttccATGTGTCAGCGGAGCATCCCGGTGTTGTGGAATGCAGGGAATTTAGTGACTCACCAGTAATCAGAATCACTCTCAGGAAGGTCtcgaaagtgaatgttaatgtgagctgtgacaacctgccataagaaatgtttgcgaaagggcttgatctggaccatcagtggtatttatttgaaaacatttgtgAATTCTGTCGCATAGATGAACCAAAAACTTGACATGGCCGAAACGTGCTACTGGTGAGCAACAAAAAACAGACTGTGCCCCCCAaaaaagaagatgcattaagatgcgcatctgatcttctctgatggtgccacaacaattacatacatcatgtatcagtgtttattttcgccaaggtattgggtgatatattttcccacaaacaatgcaaaaaatcctctattcctaggagagctaaaacatgtatacgatttctaaatgtgtcagttgatattggttttgaaatgttcaatgcaaacttttgttgttttaattgctcaagcttgttttcaagttttttatttctcatatttacaaaacaaaaatcattttttccatgTAGATCTAACCATGCAATTGTTTTCACTGTATGGACACAGACTGCCTATcagaaaaactggaaaaaaatcagtgtgaatattgtattttataatgttttacaatgaaaatcctatatttttgtttgtttgctacattgtttccatagtaacaaaaacaaacaatttttatgtttaagttattgtttatttggtctatttttctctatcagaaataatgataaataatgattatttcatttactgaaaAATTTAGTAGCTCTATCCAAGTGTTCTTTCAACCAACACTTTTCAATGCTGTGTTTTTCCATTATGTTGtgtttgaggttacattatacttatacacacatgtaactgaataaaaaaaggaaattgttcatggaacacacacattattgattgttatcgtttaactagttacaaaacagtgaaattaatgttgtgtttgcctttaaacaaacacttgattgaaaatacaattcatagatttataaaaggcgtgattgtgtgctctggtgattattaacatgtagattcgttaccatagcaacacaaatggtacattttaaatgtccatgATGCTGTTGTCAGTTTTTTGcactataaatatttatttgactaaagggaagattattgttttaataaaacaatgtgcttgttgtttgaaaattttcgttgttttttgtataaaatgataacttttagtgacggtaaaatgtagggttggtcactttggaaggtcataaaattagttttgaatgtgataaataaaaaatctatatcatttttgtgaactacaatgttcagagaatccaaaattgccgaaaagtcaaaatgtgattttttgaacacaagactgattttcccagctttggTCACATATGCACTCAATTAGGATGGTTTTCATTAATAGGAGCGGTTTCTACTTTAATGCTGGAGAGCCGTTATACTGTCTTTAATTACAGTTGTAAAACTTGTTTGAGTCTTTACCTATGGTTCATTAACTtataatacattacataattgtgTAGGGTTATGACTTACCAAACCGACGCGTAAGCATCGGTTAATTTGCTGTCACTTTTTCATTAGCAATTATCAAACACGTTAATAGAGTAATCGTTCAAATTGAACCTAACGTGATCTCGTCAGCATTTATCTTGGTTCTGACTAGATTAAAGTAACTATGCTTTCACCTTGCAGTTTATACAGTTATTTTCAATCAATTCGTGTAGACATATAGCATTACTCATATAAACTACTTCTGTTGTCTTACTAATAAACATTGTcgcgaaaaaaaattaacatcaataatgcttaaatatgttttattaattgcattttaaaGCGAGTTCAAACGATTTTAGTAAAATCAATtcattcaaaacaattttcaattgttCAAGAGTAATATATTGTAAGAACATTTCAAAATAAGTTGTACATACAACCTACGTTTTATACAATCACTCTTTATTTTGAGTTATCCAGTAGAAACCTAGCTCATGTAAAAAAGCATGCGCAATGTCTGGAATTTCaggtgcagatttgttcatacaaacATAAATACGTTATAGATCCTGCAACACATACTGGTAAACGCGTCGTAATAAGTTTTAACATGATAGATATTGATGCCGTTGAAATAAACACAGTTTTACTTTCGACAGTACCTTGAGAAAGTCactatattttatataagttatTTGACAATCTAGATATTTGACATTCTTGAAATGAAGTTGTATAGAAACGTGTGGCCGTCAAACTACGTATCTTAACCatcatataatcatatttatacaaGTGTTCAACACTCAGAAAACGCTTATTACAAAGACACTATATTCCATGCTAGCTAAATAGTTTGTCATCATATCAATGACATATCCTGCAAAATAAGCATCAGCGTTGATTGTATTCAAACTTCAAACTTTTAAATTGTAGTTTGAAACTGATACAAGGTTGTTTTTCCATCCGCATCAATTGAGGATGGTTACGTCATTAGAACAGATGCCAGATAAACAGAGCCAAGTTCAAGTTTGTTGTCAAATGTTACAGATCTAGTGGCGATGATTAGTCGTcgtttttgtccggagcatatcgCATCAACGACATCATTATCCATACCCTATTTGAACACGAATACGCATATTTAACGTAATATTGTTACTTGTACAGagataatttaaatttatgttatgttttccggtggtttatagagaaatattagtgaattaaaactgataatttcactgtttcaaacagtgaaaatgaacagtgaaaattatcgataattgttattgtatactgtgaaataacgtcatcttttgacgaaatgacgtcaatatcacagcaaaattctttagttaaactctttaacaatgtatataaactgtgaacaagtgcataaaataaaaagaaactttGTTGAATTCGGTGAAATATCGATTTCAATTCATTCGtgattatagaaaaaaatatattttctatgatcactcgtgatttaaaatcgataatccaccgaatccaacacatatcctctatataaaCTGAAATGAACAAAGCAAAGCTTCAAAAATAATCCTgtgtttttggcatgttttttcacttctttataatgaaataattatttgcaatttgtttgtataattaaCACTGACAAGCTCTTACGAATCAGTTTGCTGCAAAAATGACTGTTATATCCTTGTATATGTATAAGGATAAGCTAAAACGATGAAAGGTCAGATTCTGAAATTGTGTTGACACATCAGACACACACATTCATCTGTCCAGGGCATAAACACTAAAACTTGGTTAAATATAAAGGTTGCTTTTGGATTTCAATTATCAATTAAATGCGTTTTTAGACAAATGTTAAATACCCTATTTTTGACCTTCGGCAGAGCAAATGTGTTCGTTTTTTTAAAAAACTATTTGAAACATAAAATCTTGACCGACAGCTTGAAAGCATTTGGATATCTATCTTTACATAACTTAACATTTATTTAGGTGCGTTTAATACGGCCACAAAATAAGACGCGAATCTATGATAAAATATCTGCGGAATCAACTTTGAATAGGATtcattttttctttcaaaacCTTTCAGTAAGTAAAGCAACATATGTAAATTTATCAATTATCAGTATAGTTTTGTAAACGCTGATTAATATAAGATAACATACCACTAACGTTGGTTTAAATGTAAACGGCCATTgcaaaatgtattgcaattttgTAGAATAATTGGGTAATTTCCATTTGTGAACATTTACCCGACCTATCAACATGATATAGGTTAGAAGTAAGTAAGAATAAATGAGCACAGCGGCTGAGAAATGCTTATATCATTTATAGATAAAAGCAAAATTACTTAAAATGTGTTGAATATAGGATTTGTGAATCCAAGGTAATAAAAAAAGATCTTAAAGTCACAGGGTTTCAATTCTGCTCCTTGATTTTACGTGTCATGATGACGTGTGGTAACTATATCCGGTAGAGTTTGTGAATGCTGTAAGATTATACCTGCTGGCATAGTTTTGGGAAGACGTGACCAAAATAAAAATCATGATAGAATTTGCCAAGATAAATATTCTCACCAAGTTTTGTCAAGTCTGAGTTATAAATGGGGTCAGTAAAGTGGTAACAAGTTTTTATAAGATGTGGATATGTTCAAAGTAAACGCACTAGATGGCTCGAGGACATTAGGATCGCGCTTAGCACGCAATTAACGCAGCAAAAAACCCAACAATAAAACACCCGAGCGAATGGCGTAATACAGTCGTACTAGTGTCGAAAAAAATCGAGATAATAGGAGGGACATATTTATCATAGGGAATTATTTTTGGGTACTTATTCAGCAACGCGTATAAtcaattatatatcattattttcaTATTGATAATTTACGGAAATGTAATTATATAAGCTTACATACCACCTTGATTCAATAACACTTTCGTTAATTGTTGATACAATTTCGATTTATACGAGTTCGAAACAGGGCCTTGATTGAAAATTTACTTTTTGTTCGtcccattattaaaatgtttagtCAGTTTGTGAGTGTAAGACAGTGTCAGATCAGTTTTATGGAATGATGTATTACAATTCTGACATACCGTTTGGTAAATTGATGTTCCCTGTACATGGCAAGCACAAACTGGCCGTTAATTGCATGCTCCGGTTGCCTTTGGGTCCATTAGTTATATTTCAAACTTAGGCGTTTACGCTGAAAGACTCTTTATTACTTTGGCGTCGAACTTTGTACAGCTTTTCCATCATTTGCAAGTGTATCTGCATCAGTCTAAAGCCGTGTCAGTGTATCTTCGATAGTTTGTGATTACAGTTGGCAAGTATAAGAGGCTGTCATGTGTAAATGCATTCAATACGATTGATTGGTTGTTCATTCTTTTATATGCCAATCCCATTAATTGAAGAATACAGCCAAAGAGTGAAGCCCATTAAAACTCTTACAAAACGAAGATTAAATTAAAACCGGttgcacttattattattatgttacatgtatacaaaaattAACTTAAATGGACATTGCTTAAAACATATGTGCATTTAGACCATGCATTTTACctcgtttatatttatatttatcgtGGTGCAATGTTACATGGAAGCAATCgttcagaaaaaaacacaatgcaaaacgtatttctcGTCACACGCCATCAGTGGAATTGGAGCAGGCATATACGTATACAGCTGTTATCAAAGTGAATTTTACTTCTTTTAAGACCCTAGATCAAAAACCATTTCATTCTTAACGTTTAGGCTATCATTACTGATTATCACGTGGTCGCCTAAAGTGTTCCTCTTGGATAATCTTTTATTGTACATGAATAAATAGGTTAATGAACGTTTATAAAATCGAGTCAGCCATCGAAATGTCTCTTGTTAAACACAATAGCAGGGGAACGTTCTTACCTGcccaaaacaaaaataaatgaatgtcGCTTCtgatttgtaaaacatgtatcacACCTTTTGTAGGTGTTACATTGCTATGAAACAAATACCTGTTGCACTATTCTGCAGTGTGCAATATTCTAATAGTTAGAAGTGTGTTAAGTTTATAAGGTTTCATAGATATTCTCATTTATGTTCTTATAAAATTACAGATTTCGAATTCGAGGCCTTTTATAACAtagataaaatgataaaaaaaatcaatcactCTGGATGATGAGGAATAGATTGCGATAGTTAAAATTTAGAATAGTCATAATTGTGTAGCTTAATGCAAACCTTTGGTGGATTTAAGTACTTATCATGTAAAACTGAAGGCTTTCGACGACTCGAAGATTTTGCGCAATATATTGTGAATTAAACGCTTCAAATAATCTTTTGCGATCGAACATAGGTCTTAATTTGTGTTATCGTAAATAGTGTACTTTGGTGTGTACGTTTATACGTGATAATCACacatgttattgtttaattaattgtgaataaattttcaattttaatattttttgtatgaaaAGCATACATATgcgaatacatatatatatgaagGATACCTGTTTAGTAAACCACTTTTCAAATTAAAGAACAAATATATCTTGTGTTTCTTATATTACGAGAAAAGTTATTGAGAGTGCACGTATACGACTTCAGCTTCAATTATTTGAGCGTatgtgttttgaaaaaaatatttacaaaccgACTGTGCGCATAAATGGCTCTGACTAGGTAAGCATGATTTAGTGCAATTCAGTGCATAGATATGGCATCTTCAAGCATATTATCTCTCCGACTTGATCTTAAAATATA contains the following coding sequences:
- the LOC127880250 gene encoding uncharacterized protein LOC127880250, whose product is MIYRMLGSYGLGEQHSHFQCDNCCGQNKNNIVIWYLLWGVLVGLHRIITLSFMLIRHTKFTPDWHFGIWKSKWRNFNAEMLSDVAASVGLSSRTGHNIPQLVGDSSNPVVI